The proteins below are encoded in one region of Paenacidovorax monticola:
- a CDS encoding RHS repeat-associated core domain-containing protein, which produces MAWQWLITGFGETPPTTWAEGYAQPGATGLQSYAEPVQFELRYPGQQWDAETNLAYNLHRYYDAQSGRYTQGDPIGLQGGWNRFGYVGGNPLSYVDPMGLQAYMCGAAGLPAWCDKPKNPPTVGVFGCVGLAYLSANVGDTRPSMSLEPTLGGGLEICSPTPPPKPPEKMCEKNNNSTCPPLGFLSQSAMVGYLLGHQSGAIVSFA; this is translated from the coding sequence GTGGCGTGGCAATGGCTCATCACGGGGTTTGGAGAAACGCCCCCGACCACGTGGGCCGAAGGCTACGCCCAGCCCGGAGCCACGGGGCTGCAGAGCTATGCCGAGCCCGTGCAATTCGAGCTGCGCTACCCGGGCCAGCAGTGGGATGCCGAGACGAATTTGGCGTACAACCTGCACCGGTACTACGATGCGCAGAGCGGGCGGTACACGCAAGGTGATCCCATTGGCCTACAAGGAGGATGGAATCGGTTTGGGTATGTGGGGGGAAATCCGCTCAGCTATGTTGATCCTATGGGTTTGCAAGCATATATGTGTGGAGCAGCAGGGTTACCGGCTTGGTGTGACAAACCAAAAAATCCTCCAACAGTTGGAGTCTTTGGTTGTGTTGGATTGGCATATCTGTCTGCAAATGTCGGCGACACTCGCCCTTCGATGAGTTTGGAGCCAACTTTGGGTGGAGGATTGGAGATATGTTCTCCGACACCTCCACCAAAGCCACCAGAGAAAATGTGTGAGAAAAATAATAACTCGACATGCCCCCCCCTGGGATTCCTGTCCCAGAGCGCTATGGTGGGCTATTTATTGGGCCATCAATCAGGCGCAATAGTCAGTTTTGCATGA
- a CDS encoding RHS repeat-associated core domain-containing protein, whose protein sequence is MALPCGGMGYAWDSNGNRIQASYSAATATGTGTSTLQRVYQVASGSNRLQGYSETVTIPGSPSQNRSTTYQHDATGALTQKGSNYLHHGADGRLARTSASADPAHPQAVAYTYNTQGQRLLKSDARSVGANQTPATQHTVYADDGIGSTVLGQYANRRSSTSAAPQNEADSTEIIYLPTASGPLPVAAQINGRLYAIDADHLNTPRRLTNLQGQVAWQWLITGFGETPPTTGAEGYAQPGATGPQSYAEPVPFELRYPGQQWDAETNLAYNLHRYYDASTGRYVQADPIGLEGGWNRFGYVEGDPLGDVDPEGLRGLNRPIDQMPIGPGGGAVVPPVGGGGGGGATASGGTSGVRPIPVPIPIPIPTQKEQCPSDEDCYERCKHLLPSPSGDLQASEYRKCYRECKGTLK, encoded by the coding sequence TTGGCGCTGCCGTGCGGCGGCATGGGCTACGCCTGGGACAGCAACGGCAACCGCATCCAGGCCAGCTACAGCGCCGCCACCGCTACAGGCACGGGCACCAGCACCCTGCAGCGCGTGTACCAGGTGGCCAGCGGCAGCAACCGCCTGCAGGGCTACAGCGAGACCGTCACCATCCCCGGCAGCCCCTCGCAGAACCGCAGCACCACCTACCAGCACGACGCCACGGGCGCGCTCACCCAAAAGGGCAGCAACTACCTGCACCACGGCGCGGACGGCCGCCTGGCCCGGACCAGCGCCAGCGCCGATCCGGCCCACCCCCAGGCCGTGGCCTACACCTACAACACGCAAGGCCAGCGCCTGCTCAAGAGCGACGCGCGCAGCGTGGGCGCCAACCAGACCCCCGCCACCCAGCACACCGTGTACGCAGACGACGGCATCGGCAGCACCGTGCTGGGCCAGTACGCCAACCGCAGAAGCAGCACCAGCGCGGCACCGCAAAACGAAGCGGACAGCACGGAAATCATCTACCTGCCCACGGCCAGCGGCCCGCTGCCCGTGGCCGCGCAGATCAACGGCCGGCTGTATGCCATCGACGCGGACCACCTGAACACCCCCCGGCGCCTGACCAACCTGCAAGGCCAGGTGGCGTGGCAATGGCTCATCACGGGGTTTGGAGAAACGCCGCCGACCACGGGCGCCGAAGGCTACGCCCAGCCCGGCGCTACGGGGCCGCAGAGCTACGCCGAGCCCGTGCCGTTCGAGCTGCGCTACCCGGGCCAGCAGTGGGATGCGGAGACGAACCTGGCGTACAACCTGCACCGGTACTACGATGCATCGACGGGGCGGTATGTGCAGGCCGATCCGATCGGGCTCGAAGGAGGATGGAATCGGTTTGGGTATGTGGAGGGGGATCCGCTCGGTGATGTAGACCCTGAGGGCCTCAGGGGTTTGAATCGACCCATTGATCAAATGCCGATTGGTCCTGGTGGTGGTGCTGTTGTACCACCCGTCGGTGGCGGAGGGGGCGGTGGAGCAACTGCGTCCGGCGGAACAAGTGGTGTCCGACCGATTCCAGTTCCAATTCCTATTCCAATTCCGACGCAGAAAGAGCAGTGTCCTAGTGATGAGGACTGCTATGAGCGTTGCAAACATTTGCTACCTTCCCCATCTGGCGATTTGCAGGCATCTGAGTACAGAAAGTGTTATCGAGAATGCAAGGGTACATTGAAATGA
- a CDS encoding RHS repeat-associated core domain-containing protein — protein sequence MAWQWLITGFGETPPTTGADGYAQPGVGSAYNYADPVQFDLRYPGQQWDAETNLAYNLHRYYDAQSGRYIQTDPIGLDGGWNRFGYVGGNPILYADPKGLRKVILLDPRDPGYPVALDYPDDPGKCIVISHGNRTSVNGMRAPELNKVLDESGCGSLPVKLNSCYAGAGTNSIASHLASIRNVTVIGSDTPIWTDLGDEPYHPISDDPGSFLYQVPNISRPGRWIHFGGVR from the coding sequence GTGGCGTGGCAATGGCTCATCACGGGGTTTGGAGAAACGCCGCCGACCACGGGAGCGGACGGGTACGCGCAGCCGGGCGTAGGCAGCGCCTACAACTATGCGGACCCCGTTCAGTTCGACCTGCGGTACCCGGGCCAGCAGTGGGATGCCGAGACGAATCTGGCGTACAACCTGCACCGGTACTACGATGCGCAGAGCGGGCGGTACATCCAGACCGATCCCATTGGGCTCGATGGGGGATGGAACCGGTTTGGGTATGTGGGGGGCAATCCAATCCTCTATGCCGACCCTAAAGGACTAAGGAAGGTTATTCTTCTGGATCCACGTGACCCAGGTTATCCCGTCGCACTTGACTATCCAGATGATCCAGGGAAATGCATTGTCATCTCGCATGGAAATCGAACTTCTGTCAATGGGATGAGAGCCCCAGAATTGAATAAGGTGCTTGATGAGAGTGGCTGTGGTTCCTTGCCCGTGAAATTGAATTCTTGCTACGCAGGGGCTGGGACTAATTCAATTGCATCGCACTTGGCGAGCATTCGAAATGTAACGGTCATTGGTTCCGATACTCCTATTTGGACGGACCTGGGTGATGAGCCATATCATCCAATTTCTGACGATCCCGGCTCTTTCTTGTACCAAGTCCCAAATATTTCTCGGCCGGGCCGATGGATTCACTTCGGAGGCGTGAGATGA
- a CDS encoding DUF6531 domain-containing protein, with the protein MYATYRKIIYSIAKNSKFASCIGHLHLALRTIALLFCLFLSGHAPALQKEDKGHVNYNGNDLRINGSYRYTRAAGEALAISRHQDPGFTVEQTAWSKDFMGPGSGEIFQLCVRYDHPLQPHCEPGPWFGYGPNFPASCQSNGYCGYAYSYGWQTVEQACPANSTEINQTCQCDIGFEEDKERNACNVRPLEPPPPAEPSPPEPPTPPEPPSPPTPPGDGPGNPGYCGFSGFSGFSGFSGSSFGAPIVPAMAAKVRTETDWASAKPTGLHFIRHYLSTWGLSDSSHFSTLGKAWRHNHDIELSLRATATGTTAYILTGEGYARSFTQDTGASAWAPVGHNDSLGLNASGQWVYHRADKDDTLVFNTAGKLLSNTARNGWQTNYAYDTVGRLSTVTDPLGQTLTLAYNGTGQLVSVTAPASHVTTYGYDAAGRLAQVTYPGSAVRVFLYENTSFPHALTGLQDENGNRWGTFAYDAQGRAISTELAGGVQHYQVSYPTTPGTATTITDPLGTTRSFSYGTQLGKLAVTGADKPDALGRPDAASRVQNAQGLIESQTDFRGTTATTSWDTARRLPLARTKAAGTPQQRTTATEWHPQWRLPTKVTEPGRETTYAYDNAGNLLTKTTKDTANNTTRTWNWTYHANGLLATATEPGGATTSYQYDSAGNLTQATNALGQSTTYTHDAAGRVLTETEPTGVVNTYQYDLRGRLLSHSRAGLASTYTYRPSGQVASATLPDGHAITYTYDAAQRLTGWSDNRGASGSYQLDAMGNRVNESVKDAQGATAWQIARSINSLNRVASTTVGGSQATSYGYDANGDATSQTQNVGGTAQTTTWGLDALRRVQSITQADNATATLQYNALDAVTQASDFQSVATTYGRDAQGNATQEITPDAGSRSATYDAQGRLATTTDALGRSTQVTRDALGRPTQIQSSAPGGATLTSTLHYDLSGPDYNASGAPQASVGHLSEAIDPGATTRWQRDALGRVTRKTQTLAGGDTRSVATTYVPAGQGGAGGVQTITYPSGQQLTHQYDATGRLTALHWGGQPLLTGITWNPLGQPTGWQWSGFAQAPGSANPLSEQRSYTTAGQLASTGLLELDWDSAGRVAQIRQEHLLPGASGTAPQQALITSVHTYDSVGRLTASAHSAAPGLVLPTGWSLADTLGPTSMGYAWDSNGNRTQASYSAATATGTSTLQRVYQVASGSNRLQGYSETVTIPGSPSQNRSTTYQHDATGALTQKGSNYLHHGADGRLARTSASADPAHPQAVAYTYNTQGQRLLKSDARSVGANQTPATQHTVYADDGIGSTVLGQYANRRSSTSAAPQNEADSTEIIYLPTASGPLPVAAQINGRLYAIDADHLNTPGA; encoded by the coding sequence GGGCGGCAGGAGAAGCGCTCGCAATATCTCGGCACCAAGATCCTGGTTTCACTGTTGAACAGACTGCCTGGTCAAAAGACTTCATGGGGCCAGGCTCAGGGGAGATATTTCAGCTGTGTGTGCGCTATGACCACCCGTTGCAACCCCACTGTGAACCAGGCCCCTGGTTTGGATACGGCCCCAATTTCCCGGCCTCCTGTCAGTCGAACGGTTACTGCGGATATGCCTATAGCTATGGGTGGCAGACTGTCGAGCAAGCCTGCCCCGCCAACAGCACGGAAATCAATCAAACCTGCCAATGTGACATAGGTTTCGAGGAGGACAAGGAGCGCAATGCGTGCAATGTGCGTCCGCTTGAACCGCCACCTCCCGCAGAGCCATCACCGCCGGAACCTCCAACGCCCCCGGAGCCACCTTCCCCTCCAACGCCGCCCGGCGACGGCCCGGGCAATCCTGGCTATTGCGGCTTCAGCGGCTTCAGCGGCTTCAGCGGCTTCAGCGGCTCCAGCTTCGGCGCCCCCATCGTGCCCGCCATGGCCGCCAAAGTGCGCACGGAAACCGATTGGGCCAGCGCCAAGCCCACGGGCCTGCACTTCATACGCCACTACCTGAGCACCTGGGGGCTGAGTGACTCCTCCCATTTCTCCACACTGGGCAAGGCTTGGCGGCACAACCACGACATCGAACTCTCGCTGCGCGCCACCGCCACCGGAACGACCGCCTACATCCTCACCGGCGAAGGGTATGCACGCTCGTTTACCCAAGATACAGGTGCGAGTGCCTGGGCTCCCGTGGGCCATAACGACAGCCTGGGTTTGAATGCGTCCGGGCAGTGGGTTTACCACCGTGCCGACAAGGACGACACACTCGTTTTCAACACCGCTGGCAAGCTGCTGTCGAACACGGCCCGCAACGGTTGGCAGACAAACTACGCCTATGACACGGTCGGGCGCCTGAGCACCGTGACGGATCCGCTGGGCCAGACGCTCACGCTCGCCTACAACGGCACCGGGCAACTGGTGTCCGTGACCGCCCCCGCAAGCCACGTCACCACCTACGGCTACGACGCCGCGGGCCGCCTCGCCCAAGTGACCTACCCCGGCAGCGCTGTGCGCGTGTTCCTCTACGAGAACACCAGCTTCCCCCACGCCCTGACGGGCCTCCAGGACGAGAACGGCAATCGCTGGGGCACCTTCGCCTACGACGCGCAGGGCCGCGCGATCAGTACAGAACTGGCGGGCGGCGTGCAGCACTACCAGGTGAGCTACCCCACCACCCCGGGCACCGCCACCACCATCACCGACCCCCTGGGCACAACCCGCAGCTTCTCCTACGGCACCCAGTTGGGCAAACTCGCCGTCACGGGAGCAGACAAGCCCGACGCGCTGGGCCGGCCCGACGCCGCCAGCCGCGTGCAGAACGCGCAAGGCCTGATCGAATCACAGACCGACTTCAGGGGCACCACCGCCACCACCAGCTGGGATACAGCCCGCCGCCTGCCCTTGGCCCGCACCAAAGCCGCAGGCACCCCCCAGCAGCGCACCACGGCCACCGAATGGCATCCGCAGTGGCGCCTGCCCACCAAGGTCACCGAGCCTGGTCGAGAAACCACCTACGCTTACGACAACGCCGGCAACCTGCTCACCAAAACCACCAAGGACACGGCCAACAACACCACGCGCACCTGGAATTGGACCTACCACGCGAACGGCCTGCTGGCCACGGCCACCGAGCCGGGCGGCGCCACCACCAGCTACCAGTACGACAGCGCGGGCAACCTCACGCAGGCCACCAACGCCCTGGGCCAGAGCACCACCTACACCCACGACGCGGCAGGCCGTGTGCTCACCGAGACCGAACCCACGGGCGTGGTCAACACCTACCAGTACGACCTGCGCGGCCGCCTGCTGAGCCACAGCCGCGCAGGCCTGGCCAGCACCTACACCTACCGCCCGAGCGGCCAGGTGGCCAGCGCCACGCTGCCCGACGGCCACGCCATCACCTACACCTACGACGCCGCCCAGCGCCTCACCGGCTGGAGCGACAACCGCGGCGCCAGCGGCAGCTACCAGCTCGACGCCATGGGCAACCGCGTGAACGAGAGCGTGAAGGACGCCCAGGGCGCCACGGCCTGGCAGATCGCGCGCAGCATCAACAGCCTCAACCGCGTGGCCAGCACCACCGTGGGGGGCAGCCAGGCCACCAGCTACGGCTACGACGCCAACGGCGACGCCACCAGCCAGACCCAGAACGTGGGCGGCACGGCCCAGACCACCACCTGGGGCCTGGACGCCCTGCGGCGTGTGCAAAGCATCACCCAGGCGGACAATGCCACGGCCACGCTGCAGTACAACGCGCTGGACGCGGTGACCCAGGCCAGCGACTTCCAGAGCGTGGCCACCACCTACGGCCGCGACGCCCAGGGCAACGCCACGCAAGAAATCACCCCCGACGCCGGCAGCCGCAGCGCCACCTACGACGCCCAGGGCCGGCTTGCCACCACCACGGACGCCCTGGGCCGCAGCACCCAGGTCACGCGTGACGCGCTGGGCCGCCCCACGCAGATCCAGAGCAGCGCCCCCGGCGGCGCCACGCTCACCAGCACCCTGCACTACGACCTGAGTGGCCCCGACTACAACGCCAGCGGCGCCCCGCAGGCCAGCGTGGGCCACCTGAGCGAAGCCATCGACCCCGGCGCCACCACCCGCTGGCAGCGCGACGCGCTGGGCCGCGTCACGCGCAAGACGCAAACCCTGGCTGGCGGCGACACCCGCAGCGTGGCCACCACCTACGTGCCCGCGGGCCAGGGCGGCGCCGGCGGCGTGCAGACCATCACCTACCCCAGTGGCCAGCAACTCACCCACCAGTACGACGCCACGGGCCGCCTCACGGCACTGCACTGGGGCGGCCAGCCCCTGCTCACCGGCATCACCTGGAACCCCCTGGGCCAGCCCACGGGCTGGCAGTGGAGCGGCTTCGCCCAGGCCCCCGGCAGCGCCAACCCGCTGAGCGAACAGCGCAGCTACACCACGGCGGGCCAACTCGCCAGCACCGGCCTGCTCGAACTGGACTGGGACAGCGCAGGCCGCGTGGCCCAGATCCGGCAGGAACACCTGCTGCCCGGCGCCAGCGGCACCGCGCCCCAGCAGGCCCTCATCACCAGCGTGCACACCTACGACAGCGTGGGCCGCCTCACTGCCAGCGCGCACAGCGCCGCGCCGGGCCTCGTCCTGCCCACGGGCTGGAGCCTGGCCGACACCCTGGGCCCCACCAGCATGGGCTACGCCTGGGACAGCAACGGCAACCGCACCCAGGCCAGCTACAGCGCCGCCACGGCTACGGGCACCAGCACCCTGCAGCGCGTGTACCAGGTGGCCAGCGGCAGCAACCGCCTGCAGGGCTACAGCGAGACCGTCACCATCCCCGGCAGCCCCTCGCAGAACCGCAGCACCACCTACCAGCACGACGCCACGGGCGCGCTCACCCAAAAGGGCAGCAACTACCTGCACCACGGCGCGGACGGCCGCCTGGCCCGGACCAGCGCCAGCGCCGATCCGGCCCACCCCCAGGCCGTGGCCTACACCTACAACACGCAAGGCCAGCGCCTGCTCAAGAGCGACGCGCGCAGCGTGGGCGCCAACCAGACCCCCGCCACCCAGCACACCGTGTACGCAGACGACGGCATCGGCAGCACCGTGCTGGGCCAGTACGCCAACCGCAGAAGCAGCACCAGCGCGGCACCGCAAAACGAAGCGGACAGCACGGAAATCATCTACCTGCCCACGGCCAGCGGCCCGCTGCCCGTGGCCGCGCAGATCAACGGCCGGCTGTATGCCATCGACGCGGACCACCTGAACACCCCCGGCGCCTGA